The Dissulfuribacter thermophilus genome contains the following window.
ATAACCAGTGAAGATAAGATACTAGAAGATTTAAAAAAGGCCATATTAAAGGGCCTAGGGCGCACCTTTGAACGTTACCATTTTGATGTGGAAAAGGTGCTCACTCCTATGAAGTGGAAGCCGTTGGTGCTCATTGTAGGCAACTATTCTTCTGGCAAATCCACCTTCATCAATGAACTAATAGAAAGAGACATCCAGAGAACTGGTCAGGCCCCAACAGATGATAGTTTTACCATTCTCAGCTATGCCGGGCCGGATGAGGAAGAAGAAATTATTCCAGGAAGCACTGTAGTCAATGATCCAACGCTTCCCTTTGAGCATCTAAGATCATATGGTCAAAGCCTTATCTCTCACCTGTGGTTAAAGAAGGTAAAAAGTGATGTTCTAAAGGACTTTGCCATAATTGATACTCCTGGAATGCTCGATTCCGTTACTGAGAAAGATAGAGGATACGATTATTTGGGAGTGATTGGAGAGTTTTCAAGGTTGGCTGACTGTATTGTCTTAATGTTTGATCCCCACAAAGCAGGGACCATAAAAGAGACCTATGAGGCAATAAGGAGTACACTTCCAGGGGCTACTGGAGAAGATCGAATTATCTACTGCCTTAATAGAATAGATGAATGTGACAATATCCAGGACCTTGTGCGTTCATACGGGGCCCTTTGCTGGAATTTGTCTCAGATGACAGGGAGAAAAGACATGCCCAGGATATATCTTACCTATTCTTCTTCCCATGCAGTACAAAAGGACATAGATGTGACGTCCTGGGACAATGAGAGGGATGAGCTCATATCTACTATAAAGACAGCTCCAAGGATGAGGCTTAGCCACATTTTACAGGATGCTGACAGGGCTATTAGAGAACTAGGTATAGTAACTGAATTTATGAAGAACTTTAAGGCATCTTTTTGGGAAAAGGTCATGCCCACCATAAAGGTAGGAATTTTGAGTTCAATACTTGCCTTTTTTGTTGGAGACGTGCTTTCAAACCTATTAATAGGTTTCCCAGACACTCCCTTTTTGACTTCTCTCCTCCAAGGCCATATGGATCTGTCTAATTTTATATTTCCAATCGTAAATGCCGTACTTGTCATAACCCTTTTTACCCTTTACCTTCAGCGATTGCTGTTTCCGCGCCACATAAGGCGCGCAATTGAAGAACCAGAGGGGTTTATTGACCTTGACACTACTTTTAAAAAAGACCTTTGGAAGAAGGCGAAGACCAAGGTTGTCG
Protein-coding sequences here:
- a CDS encoding dynamin family protein — its product is MAITSEDKILEDLKKAILKGLGRTFERYHFDVEKVLTPMKWKPLVLIVGNYSSGKSTFINELIERDIQRTGQAPTDDSFTILSYAGPDEEEEIIPGSTVVNDPTLPFEHLRSYGQSLISHLWLKKVKSDVLKDFAIIDTPGMLDSVTEKDRGYDYLGVIGEFSRLADCIVLMFDPHKAGTIKETYEAIRSTLPGATGEDRIIYCLNRIDECDNIQDLVRSYGALCWNLSQMTGRKDMPRIYLTYSSSHAVQKDIDVTSWDNERDELISTIKTAPRMRLSHILQDADRAIRELGIVTEFMKNFKASFWEKVMPTIKVGILSSILAFFVGDVLSNLLIGFPDTPFLTSLLQGHMDLSNFIFPIVNAVLVITLFTLYLQRLLFPRHIRRAIEEPEGFIDLDTTFKKDLWKKAKTKVVELVKLQAPRLIWMRHEKAFSRVNKFLEQDLQRMFELIGPPSR